TCACTAATACCGTCTGCTCCTCCCTTATGCAATAGCCTTTTATGtggcacattatcaaatgccCTGTGAAAATTCAAATGCACAACATTTTATGGTTCCCCTTTATTAAAACTACTTGTTATATCGACAAAGAATTCaagcaagtttgtcaaacattatttccGTTTCGCAAAAttatgttgactctgtttgattgcaTTAAGCTTTTGTAAATATCCTGCTTAAGAATAAACAAATGTTCGACCAACCTCGGTCTAcagcttcctgctttctgtcttcctCCTGTCTTGAACATGAGtatcacattagcagttttctgATCTGCTGAAACCCTCCCAGAATCcagtgtgatctaaccaatgcTTCTTATCTCTGCTGCTACGTCCTTTAAAACCCTTGGATACAGGTCATCTGGTCCTGGCAACTTGTCTGCCTTTAGTCCCATTAATTTGTTTCTCATACTGGAAACTGTTCCAAGATCTTTCCTCTCTTTAGCACTTCGCTTATAGTAGTAAATATTAATATAAATATAATATTAAAACATCcaaaaatattggtttaaattatatGCCTCTTCCTTATCCTTGGTTACAATACCCCAGTTGcactctgctgaaaatgtgttgctggaaaagtgcagcaggtcaggcagcatccaaggaacaggagaatcgacatttcagtgCACTCTCCAAGGTTTACTATAGctactttttttatatatatctgTGGAAGCTCTTGCtgtatgtttttatatttcatgCCAATTAGCTTTTATAATCAATTGTCTCCCTCATTGTTAGCTTTTAAGTCATCTGGTGTTGGTTCCTAAAAAAGTCCCAATCTTCTAGTCTACGATTAGTTTTCAGTACTTTGTATGTGTTAGTTTTTGATTGAGTACTCTCCTTGATCACCTTTGTTAAATACAGGTGGTTCATCTATCTCATCGTTTCTAGAAGAAATGTTTGTTGAGCATAATGAAATATCTGCTGAGACAACTCTTTCTTCATAGAGCTGGTACAGccattgaacccacattgttaaATTTATTCAGTAAAACACTCGTATTGTTAAGTCATCTGAGCTAAAGTTGATGGGTAGCATTACTATTAACATGCAGGAACTAACTCTTACAATTGCACATCTCTGAAGGAGCCTTGCAGCCCAATTTACCTACTCCTTCTCTGAAGCCCTACAATTATTTTCCCTTTCAATCATTTATATTATTCCACTTAGAAAGTTACGTTTGAATTTGTTTCCACTGTCTATTCAAGTAGTGCATTCCAGGTCACAGCTTCTCAGCTGTGTAAAATTACCTTCAGTCACTGGACTCcgtaatttattttttctttattatttcatgggattTAGGTGTCACTATAACCTATCAATGCAGAGGAAGTGCTGCaacatcagagggtcagtactgagagaatgccACACTTGTTGGAGTAAGGAAATAAAATGTCATGGGAAATTATAGTGAATAAAACCAGCGAGGAATGGAAAAAAACGAGGAAGTGCAATATAAAACCAGGGGAAATGggtgaaagaaataaaaagtattTGTTAGTTCTAGCAATAGCAGGGCCACCATAAGAGAGACTAGGAACTTTGAACATTGGTAAGATAAGTCCAAATAGGGTAGGCTGTATTAAAaggcagcaagtcaggcagcatccaaggtgcaggaaaatcaacgtttcaggtaaaagcccttcatcaggaatgaggcagggagctttCCACCCCAGAGGCTTTCTGCCTCATTCccgatgaggggcttttgcccgaaatgtcaattttcctgcttctcggatgctgcctgacctggtgtgcttttccagcatcactctaatcttaactctgatctcccacatctgcaatcctcactttcaccctgtattAAAAGGCAGTGCAATACTGTCGCTTTCATGGAACCATCCAAAGCAAGTTTCCACTGGGTGGATTTTAAAGTCTGCCATGGTAAGTTGTGAACTTTGATACAAGCTAATTTGCATAAGAATTAGACTTTTCTTCAAACCCCAGTGGTTCTAATCTCCTTGAACCAACTACATGAGTGAATTTCCCTGCCCACCAGGGTAACTAGTGAGGATAAATAAACATGGCCTTGTCCAGGTCACTTAGCAAAGATATGAGAAAGTCCTTACCATAGTCTCTCACATTGGTGTAAAAATGGTTGTAGACTTTTTAGCGCTGTAGTGTTTATATTGGTTGCTGTGAGATCTAACTCTTCTAGATCTCCAATCCTCATGTCTAGAAAATATTTCAGCACACTGATGTCGACTGGACAAAGTGCATTATCCCCAATGTGGATGCGGAGATTTTTAGGTTTTATTTTTTCCACTAACAAGTCATTTTGTTGTTcgaatagacagtgaagaaggttcagaATGCTTGATCCATTTTCACAATGCTCTGTGATCTCTTCTATCAGCCAGCAAGAGTAGGACTCAGATTTTGTCATTTTATCCAATTTCATGTGCTTGGAGAGTAAGGCCTGGTTCCTCTCAGATAACAGACCAGATAAGAATCGTTGAAATATATCCAAGAAACCTGTAGCCATCTTGTATTTGTTCACTGTGTCCACATTCATCAAGTCTGGGAAAGGCTCGGGTTCCAGCATGTAATGCAAGGCTGCAAAAAACTCCTGGATGGTCAAGTGTGTGAAAGAAAAGACAGTCTCTACACAGTCTGGTTCCTGGATACAGGTCTTATCCAGAAAACTATCAACAAAGGTATTTAGTTCAACATGATGAGCTGCCAAATCATGTTGGTAGAACAGAGTGTCATGCTGCAGCAATTTGCTGTATGCCAGTCTGCCCAGATTTCGGAGAGTTTGAGTGAGATCACCTCCTTCAGAGCGTTGACCTCGAGAGTGGTGCTGCAGTAGCACACTGAGGTAGCGGCTATAAATGTCCGTCATTGTTTTTGGCTGTTTATgattctccctttctttctctttcaaaaCACTGCAGACAATATAACAAAAGGCAGGTACAAAACACAATGTAAAGAGGAATTCATTTTCTTTCACAAACTGAAACATTCGACTACCAACTTCTTCATCTTGGTAATATTTCAGGAAGTAGTATCTGATTTCCTTTTCAGAAAACCCAGTGATGATTACAAAACGGTCAATGGTTTCCACTGGGATGTAACTAATGGCTGTGGGCCGGCTGGTCAGCAGGACCGAGACTCCAGTGAGAAGCTCCCCTCGGAGCAGGCTGTAGATGATGTCTACCAAATTCCCTTCCTCGTCAGGGTCAGTGATGTAGCAATCCCCATCTAAATAGCCACAAAACTTAAATTCATCAAATCCATCCAGAATTATCAGCAGCTTCTCTGGAACTTCAAAAATAGAATCCAGCACTTTCAACAAATGACCATTCTTCTTCAAAACCAGATTCCTGAGACTCATCGGTTTATTAATCAAATTAAGATCCCTAAACGTGAATTGTAGGAGAACTTCAAAGTTACCAAAGCAGTGATTATTTGCCCAGTCAAAAACAATCTTCTGCAAAAGGACAGTTTTCCCTATTCCTGCCACTCCAGAGACTAGTGTTCTCTTGGGAGTTTGTTTATCACTGATTTGCATAAATAACTGGCTTGGCTTGATCTCCATTTCCTGGCTACTCCTCTCCTGTAAGTGAATTCGATGCTGCCCAAAAGACAGTAACTCATGCCTTTTGAATTCAAGGTTGTGATGCCCTTTTACAAGCAGCAAGTTGGTGAACTGTTCTGAAAGATGAATTTTCTCTCCAGGTCTCGTGTTATAATACATCATCACCTCATTCCTCCGACTAAGAACTTGTTTGTGTTTCTTTATTACAGTCGAGTGTTCTGCAGAGACACAAAACTACATTACAAATATTAAACGTATAAAATGTTTAAGAGCAACCTCAGAGAGTTGAAGAATCTGTTGATGGGTTTgaaatggcttagtggtattattcctgcaccagtaatccagaagcTCAGTTTATGTTCTGAGGAACTGGGTTCATATTTCACTGTTCaataaaagaatctggaattaagggtctttGGATGAGATGAAACCATAACCGATTGactggtttactaatgttcttcacggaaggaaatctgctatcctcacctggtctggcctacatgtgactcagaaCACACAGCAagatggttgactcttatctgccttctgggcaattagggatggaaaataaatgctggccgagccagtgatgcccaaattccatgaatgaatttttaaaaagagtagTGAGAGTAAACATTGCCATGGACTCtttggctgaatagcctgttcctgtACAGGAGATTCACTGAAATAATCACAGTAGAATCAAGTTTCAGTGATGAGTTTAGCCAATCAGTATAAATGAAACCCAAGGGCTGGTCATTCTGTCTGTAGTCTGGTGCCCAGTATTTCTTTCTTTAAACAACTGTGTACTCAATCACAAACTCTTCTCTCTCCAGTTTTCATCTTCAAATCAGTCTATTACAGAGCAGCATTGATATCCCAGGTACTGAGCTGAGACTGACCCACAATCTTAACAGCTGATTACATACCTCTCCAAACTTACACAAACCTCAACTTAATAATCAATATTCTCAATCATTTTCCTGTGGcccatatttattcctcaaccattATCACTCAAAGTGATGATCCAGTGGCTGCTCAAAGATACTTAACTAGCTTTAAAGCATTTGGGGATTGTCCTGAAGCCATGAAAGATAGCAGCAAATCCCAAGTCTCTCACTTATATTTTACAATAAGCAGTGAGCATTAAATGGGGACTAGTTTAATACCTGTTCTAACGATTGGTTGCATAGACTACCCAACAAAACTGTTGACAATTTTCATGTTTAATTCTCTGATCCACATTCATCTGGGAGTGCTATCTTCAACAAATTATTCCTTACACTCTTGACAGTACTATTCACagtaaatgcagaaaaaaaactgtttatttGAAGGTGTGTTCACACTGTGACTCATTATTATCAAGGAATTTGGACAAACACAGATGCATAAAGCtgtataaaaatcaaaagaactgcagataatgtaaatcagaaacaaaagcagaagttgcttgaaaagctcagcaggtctggcagcatctgtgaagagaaatcaaagttaacggtTCAGGTCCGATGACCCTTTCTCAGATcagttgaggaagggtcactgaaatgttaactttgatttctcttcacagatgctgccagacctgctgagctttaccagcaacttctgcttttgttgcaTAATACTGAAGATACACAGTAAGTACAACTGATCAGTCAAGGGCCAGCATGATAATGTTTTACTCCACAGTGAAGTGACACCAATTTACACACGTTTAGTACCTCAGTACAGGTAAAACTGCTTCACAATCACACTAAACTGGAAAATGAAGGCAGACAAAACTGGAACAAAATGGTCCAAATTGAGCTAACATCAGCTTCCTTGtactttccaaacctatgacttctaccatccagaaggacaagggcaacaaatacaagggaacaccaccccctgcaagttcccctccaagacactcaccatcctgccttggaaatatgtctccattctttcagtgttgctgagtcaaaatcccagACCTCACTTCTGAACAGCATTGTGAATGTCCCCATGTCTCAAGGAATGCAGCAGTTCGGAAAGACACCTCATCACTTTCTCAGAGGCAATTAACGACAGTTAATAATCGCCAacttagccagcaatgccccaTATCTTACACTCAAATAACAAAACATTTCCATCAAACTTACTTATAAAAGGTCATTATGTTAATCTTGGATTTATTTACCTTTGGACAcaggttctttttcagacataTCTTTGCTTTTGTTAATGAGTGAACAGAATTGATGAGCCACCATTTCCCCAAGACAGTCAACAATATCCAGCAAAGTTCGAACTTTCTTCCTGGGACCAGGAATATACTTCACATCTTCATAATcatcctttgaaattaattgaatttgCAAAGCATGATCCAGAATCCAGTCAATTCTGTCTCCAAGTTCATCGATGAGCTTCACTCGGTTCctctggagcagctgaagataggAGATTCTGCAAACACAGCAAATACAGCCACTGAATAGCGAAGAATTTTATTCCTGAATTTCCACAATGTGAACTGAGTGTAAAACATTATTCAACACCAATACCATTAGCTAGTGCTTTAAAGAAATGATTTTCATTCAATTGTACCTCATCATATCTCAAAATTCCAAACATAATTCACAGCAACCATGTTAAAAAAGCATTAGTGACACAGAAAAGAATGTGATGGAGGTCTAGTACGGTCAGTTTGAGGATTGATGAAGAAAAATGAAGTGCAATAACTCAGGACTATTTGAGTCACGATAATTCTTACTAGCATGTAATATAATGGATTATCAGAACTAGAGCCCCTCAAGCCTTTTCAGTAAGAACATGGTGGATTTAATCTATTAAAAGGGAAACTGTTATAGTTTATCCAAGCAAGAGCCATGGTACGAGACAATCTTCTGCTCTTCAGGTGTAAGGACAATCTCTGAGGCCCAACCCTGATGATATCAGAGTACTGCCAATCTGCATGATATTCCTGGAGGTGGTCAATTAAGAGGTAACCTTTCTGCTTGCCATCCATTAAATGAGGGCAGGCAATTTGCAAATGGAAGGTTCAGTCAGAGGGCCCAAAGTGTTGAGTAGCTATAGGTTCCACTGGGAGAGATGGAACTGCTGAAGCATTTAGGAGAAGTGAGGCCACCTCAGGAGAAAATGGCTCAATGTGGAGATGTTATCTAAAGCTGTCTAACAATTGAATAATGAAGATTGCCCACAGCTATCTGGCCCTCAATATAACAGGAGGTGAGGTGATGAGGATGGGGATCCTTCCAGAGGATTTCTTGTGGCTAGAGCTCTGGCAGATTCCTGTGTTTGTCTAGAGGGGTCCACAATATACACCCCAGAGGACGTTGTGGAATGTTGTGTTCTGCTGTGCAGTAAACCTGATGCTGCAAAA
The nucleotide sequence above comes from Chiloscyllium plagiosum isolate BGI_BamShark_2017 chromosome 32, ASM401019v2, whole genome shotgun sequence. Encoded proteins:
- the LOC122539547 gene encoding NACHT, LRR and PYD domains-containing protein 3-like isoform X2, which translates into the protein MDGPGTERLGGEGLAAAGFPGEERISYLQLLQRNRVKLIDELGDRIDWILDHALQIQLISKDDYEDVKYIPGPRKKVRTLLDIVDCLGEMVAHQFCSLINKSKDMSEKEPVSKEHSTVIKKHKQVLSRRNEVMMYYNTRPGEKIHLSEQFTNLLLVKGHHNLEFKRHELLSFGQHRIHLQERSSQEMEIKPSQLFMQISDKQTPKRTLVSGVAGIGKTVLLQKIVFDWANNHCFGNFEVLLQFTFRDLNLINKPMSLRNLVLKKNGHLLKVLDSIFEVPEKLLIILDGFDEFKFCGYLDGDCYITDPDEEGNLVDIIYSLLRGELLTGVSVLLTSRPTAISYIPVETIDRFVIITGFSEKEIRYYFLKYYQDEEVGSRMFQFVKENEFLFTLCFVPAFCYIVCSVLKEKERENHKQPKTMTDIYSRYLSVLLQHHSRGQRSEGGDLTQTLRNLGRLAYSKLLQHDTLFYQHDLAAHHVELNTFVDSFLDKTCIQEPDCVETVFSFTHLTIQEFFAALHYMLEPEPFPDLMNVDTVNKYKMATGFLDIFQRFLSGLLSERNQALLSKHMKLDKMTKSESYSCWLIEEITEHCENGSSILNLLHCLFEQQNDLLVEKIKPKNLRIHIGDNALCPVDISVLKYFLDMRIGDLEELDLTATNINTTALKSLQPFLHQCERLWIEGCNADYDGVSGFTAISSTNTTLKKVVLIGNCLQEKDLVKLSQKLNPSNSGFLITGFNDDHSQWVGWCDWILQRCQLCDNEKLVYFLIKIFNNFLQNSTFTWMPQWCKELQELLQNRIQKCMSEEIRTKLEKLKETISQHCGEKYCNSARFN
- the LOC122539547 gene encoding NACHT, LRR and PYD domains-containing protein 3-like isoform X1 → MDGPGTERLGGEGLAAAGFPGEERISYLQLLQRNRVKLIDELGDRIDWILDHALQIQLISKDDYEDVKYIPGPRKKVRTLLDIVDCLGEMVAHQFCSLINKSKDMSEKEPVSKEHSTVIKKHKQVLSRRNEVMMYYNTRPGEKIHLSEQFTNLLLVKGHHNLEFKRHELLSFGQHRIHLQERSSQEMEIKPSQLFMQISDKQTPKRTLVSGVAGIGKTVLLQKIVFDWANNHCFGNFEVLLQFTFRDLNLINKPMSLRNLVLKKNGHLLKVLDSIFEVPEKLLIILDGFDEFKFCGYLDGDCYITDPDEEGNLVDIIYSLLRGELLTGVSVLLTSRPTAISYIPVETIDRFVIITGFSEKEIRYYFLKYYQDEEVGSRMFQFVKENEFLFTLCFVPAFCYIVCSVLKEKERENHKQPKTMTDIYSRYLSVLLQHHSRGQRSEGGDLTQTLRNLGRLAYSKLLQHDTLFYQHDLAAHHVELNTFVDSFLDKTCIQEPDCVETVFSFTHLTIQEFFAALHYMLEPEPFPDLMNVDTVNKYKMATGFLDIFQRFLSGLLSERNQALLSKHMKLDKMTKSESYSCWLIEEITEHCENGSSILNLLHCLFEQQNDLLVEKIKPKNLRIHIGDNALCPVDISVLKYFLDMRIGDLEELDLTATNINTTALKSLQPFLHQCERLWCGENKLDFEAIKFLCELLKSPDYKLKLLGLGWTDIGNNELRELCDALKDNETLQELWIEGCNADYDGVSGFTAISSTNTTLKKVVLIGNCLQEKDLVKLSQKLNPSNSGFLITGFNDDHSQWVGWCDWILQRCQLCDNEKLVYFLIKIFNNFLQNSTFTWMPQWCKELQELLQNRIQKCMSEEIRTKLEKLKETISQHCGEKYCNSARFN